A region from the Geobacter benzoatilyticus genome encodes:
- a CDS encoding metal-dependent transcriptional regulator, which translates to MKLSDKAEEILEALWVACEEEGKPHLDMEAISVAADDPAYRELATLAYIEVKGGQVRLRAEGKEEGKRTVRRHRLAERLMMDVLNIRGDSAEAKACEFEHLLHEEVDAKVCTMLNHPATCPHGKPIPPGDCCDEAKKKGDLGVVPLTELKAKEEGEIAYILTEDDTKMRKLMAMGVLPGNRINIMQTFPSYVFRIGYSEFAIDTALAREIYVRR; encoded by the coding sequence ATGAAATTATCCGATAAAGCGGAAGAGATTCTCGAAGCCCTCTGGGTAGCCTGTGAGGAGGAGGGGAAGCCACATCTCGATATGGAAGCAATCTCCGTCGCGGCCGACGATCCGGCGTACCGGGAGCTGGCCACCCTTGCCTACATCGAGGTAAAGGGGGGGCAAGTCCGCTTGCGAGCCGAGGGCAAGGAGGAGGGGAAACGGACCGTGAGGCGTCATCGGCTTGCCGAACGCCTCATGATGGATGTGCTCAATATCCGCGGCGACAGCGCCGAGGCCAAGGCATGCGAGTTCGAGCACCTGCTGCACGAAGAGGTGGATGCCAAGGTCTGCACCATGCTCAACCATCCCGCAACTTGCCCCCACGGTAAGCCAATTCCACCCGGCGACTGCTGCGACGAGGCGAAAAAGAAAGGCGATCTTGGCGTGGTTCCCCTTACCGAGCTCAAAGCGAAGGAGGAGGGGGAAATCGCCTACATTCTCACCGAGGATGACACCAAAATGCGTAAGCTCATGGCCATGGGGGTGTTGCCGGGCAACCGGATAAACATCATGCAGACTTTTCCGTCTTACGTTTTCAGGATCGGATATTCCGAGTTTGCCATCGATACGGCCCTTGCGCGGGAGATTTACGTGCGAAGGTGA
- a CDS encoding alginate export family protein gives MNMNISFVALPLVFALAGGEASAASTVAVPVQTAQAGVCREVVELSHRYDAGRALPETMTAEGTPCPRSDAADCLISVMDKVLAKCRKEGMAALAPEDREMILRLRDDLADELEKRHGYHSLREQVESMLAKPDSYDYEYRLGVNGFMRGEGAGTFRLPDSGYAPGHGEGRFLYRVKPYFFWHPAGWLDIHAEGQGYGYNGGSQQHSKVSLYQGFAEILCPSCEGNSLKAGRQELVYGSAFMLGSNSFYQGLTFDALRLRLTPVKPLTVDFFGGWYATPWSDGVEGSLAGAYATWNIAEGTALEFYGFRDTGSDDRHSGEHRNSVGLRATAKLGPVSLEVEPVWQRGRLYNGVDGNESISAWGGHVDLYADTEFAGFTNHFFAGAAYGSGSREAADGTSGRKEFLNQITDSSLAGDMGVVGDLSGLDVGDSHASGLQIYTLGWGVDITEELILSATGRYFLANYTADEASRRIGLETDLTLTYAVNESLSVIAGYDRFFTGKFFRDASDSDDDIHYGYLMLQFDLSHTAPKKPAQKPAR, from the coding sequence ATGAACATGAATATCTCCTTTGTTGCGCTGCCGCTTGTCTTTGCTTTGGCCGGCGGGGAGGCGTCCGCGGCTTCGACTGTGGCGGTTCCCGTCCAGACGGCCCAGGCCGGCGTGTGCCGGGAAGTTGTCGAACTCTCGCACCGTTATGATGCCGGAAGAGCGCTTCCCGAAACCATGACCGCCGAAGGGACGCCGTGCCCGCGGAGCGATGCGGCCGATTGCCTCATCAGTGTCATGGACAAGGTTCTGGCCAAATGCCGAAAGGAAGGCATGGCTGCTCTTGCGCCAGAGGACCGGGAGATGATTCTCCGGCTTCGGGATGACCTCGCCGACGAGTTGGAAAAGCGTCATGGCTATCACTCGCTGCGTGAACAGGTGGAATCGATGTTGGCAAAACCCGATAGCTACGATTACGAATATCGCCTAGGGGTGAACGGTTTTATGCGGGGGGAGGGTGCCGGTACCTTCCGGCTGCCCGATTCCGGCTATGCTCCCGGCCACGGCGAGGGGCGTTTCCTTTACCGTGTTAAGCCCTATTTTTTCTGGCATCCGGCCGGCTGGCTCGACATCCACGCCGAAGGGCAGGGATACGGCTACAACGGCGGCAGCCAGCAGCACAGTAAGGTTTCACTCTACCAGGGGTTTGCCGAAATTCTCTGCCCCTCCTGCGAGGGGAACTCCCTGAAGGCGGGCCGTCAGGAACTGGTCTACGGCAGCGCCTTCATGCTTGGCAGCAACTCTTTTTATCAGGGTCTTACCTTTGATGCCCTGCGGTTGAGGCTTACGCCGGTGAAGCCCCTGACGGTGGATTTCTTTGGTGGCTGGTATGCAACGCCGTGGTCCGACGGCGTCGAAGGGAGTCTTGCCGGCGCTTATGCAACCTGGAACATTGCCGAAGGCACCGCTCTGGAGTTCTATGGTTTCCGTGATACCGGCTCCGATGACCGTCATTCCGGCGAGCACCGAAACTCCGTCGGTCTGAGAGCCACGGCGAAACTGGGGCCGGTTTCCCTGGAAGTGGAGCCGGTATGGCAGCGGGGGCGGCTTTATAACGGCGTTGACGGCAATGAGAGCATCAGTGCCTGGGGTGGCCATGTGGATCTGTACGCCGATACGGAGTTTGCCGGGTTCACCAATCATTTCTTTGCCGGAGCCGCTTACGGTTCGGGGAGCCGCGAGGCGGCTGACGGCACTAGCGGCCGGAAAGAGTTTCTCAACCAGATTACCGATTCGTCTCTTGCTGGCGACATGGGCGTCGTGGGAGACCTTTCCGGACTGGACGTGGGAGACTCCCATGCCAGCGGCCTCCAGATTTATACCCTCGGTTGGGGGGTAGATATAACCGAGGAATTGATTTTGTCAGCCACGGGCCGTTACTTTCTGGCCAACTACACCGCCGATGAAGCGAGTCGCCGCATCGGCCTCGAAACCGATTTAACGCTGACGTACGCGGTTAACGAATCCCTTTCGGTCATTGCCGGTTATGACCGCTTTTTTACCGGCAAGTTTTTCCGTGATGCCTCCGACAGTGATGACGATATTCACTACGGTTATCTGATGCTTCAGTTCGACTTGTCGCATACGGCGCCAAAGAAGCCGGCCCAAAAGCCTGCGCGGTAG
- a CDS encoding energy-coupling factor ABC transporter ATP-binding protein, with protein sequence MSHHIVEVRDLRHSYPDGTEALRGISFTIHHGESVAVIGANGAGKSTLLLHLNGYLTPTDGNVRIGDTPVIKGTLPEVRRTVGMVFQDPDDQLFMPTVADDVAFGPLNLGLPAGEVERRVTDSLALVGAGHLREKPPYRLSGGEKKRVAIATVLSMSPDILVMDEPTAGLDPFARRQLMGLLREFRHTKIFTSHDLDMVLELCERVIVLREGVVAADGPPREIFRNAGLLSSCRLEPPLSMQGCPICRSSG encoded by the coding sequence ATGAGTCATCATATTGTCGAGGTCAGAGATCTTCGCCATTCGTATCCGGACGGCACCGAGGCCCTTCGGGGTATTTCATTCACCATTCACCACGGAGAGTCTGTGGCGGTGATCGGCGCCAATGGCGCCGGAAAGTCGACCCTGCTGCTCCATCTCAACGGCTACCTGACCCCGACCGATGGCAACGTGCGCATCGGCGATACGCCGGTTATCAAGGGTACGTTGCCGGAGGTGCGCAGAACAGTGGGGATGGTTTTTCAGGACCCGGACGATCAACTCTTCATGCCGACGGTTGCCGATGATGTGGCTTTCGGTCCCCTCAACCTGGGGCTTCCTGCCGGGGAGGTGGAGCGGCGGGTGACGGATTCACTTGCGCTGGTAGGTGCCGGACACCTGAGAGAGAAACCACCCTATCGCCTCTCGGGAGGGGAGAAAAAGCGGGTCGCCATCGCCACGGTCCTCTCCATGTCACCGGACATCCTTGTTATGGACGAGCCGACCGCGGGGCTGGATCCTTTCGCCCGGCGGCAACTCATGGGGCTTTTGCGGGAATTCCGGCACACAAAGATTTTCACGAGCCACGACCTGGACATGGTGCTGGAGCTCTGCGAGCGGGTCATCGTCCTCAGGGAGGGTGTTGTGGCTGCCGACGGACCTCCGCGGGAAATTTTCCGCAATGCCGGCCTCCTTTCCTCCTGCCGGCTGGAGCCTCCTTTATCTATGCAGGGGTGCCCTATTTGCCGCTCTTCAGGGTAG
- a CDS encoding energy-coupling factor ABC transporter permease has product MHMADALISPVVGGTLWAATAGTIAWCSRKVRHELDERKVPLMGVLGAFVFAAQMINFAIPGTGSSGHLGGGLLLAVLLGPYAAFIVISSVLFAQALFFADGGLLALGCNIFNLGFFPAFVAYPLIYRAIAPAGSSQGRITAASVAAAVAGLQFGAFAVVLETVFSGVAALPFSSFILLMQPIHLAIGIVEGFATAAVIGFVTKAHPDIVDTPVAPLGGASGAGFRRLILSLLTVAVFAGGCLSWFASGKPDGLEWAIAGVTGTEELLAPKGGIHGKLAEIQEKIALFPDYSFGRSDAQSPAPHGETAATKTAIPPAGDDRIGSSVAGIAGGALTLVIALGIGTVLRRRQSP; this is encoded by the coding sequence ATGCACATGGCAGATGCCTTGATCTCCCCCGTGGTCGGCGGCACGCTCTGGGCGGCCACTGCCGGTACCATCGCCTGGTGCAGCCGTAAGGTGCGGCATGAGCTCGACGAGCGGAAGGTACCGCTCATGGGGGTATTGGGAGCTTTCGTGTTTGCCGCCCAGATGATCAACTTTGCCATACCGGGGACCGGTTCCAGCGGGCACCTTGGTGGTGGGCTCCTGCTGGCGGTGCTGCTGGGTCCATATGCTGCGTTTATCGTAATCTCCTCGGTGCTTTTTGCCCAGGCCCTGTTTTTTGCAGACGGCGGGCTGCTGGCTTTGGGGTGCAACATCTTCAATCTCGGCTTTTTCCCCGCTTTTGTCGCTTATCCCCTGATTTACAGAGCAATAGCTCCTGCCGGTTCGAGCCAGGGGCGAATAACCGCAGCTTCGGTTGCCGCCGCGGTGGCGGGCCTCCAGTTCGGTGCCTTTGCCGTGGTTCTGGAAACGGTATTCTCCGGGGTCGCAGCGCTGCCATTTTCTTCATTCATTCTCCTGATGCAGCCGATTCATCTGGCAATAGGAATCGTTGAAGGGTTTGCTACGGCAGCGGTAATCGGTTTTGTGACGAAGGCCCATCCGGATATCGTCGACACTCCCGTGGCTCCCCTGGGCGGGGCATCCGGTGCCGGTTTCAGGAGGCTGATCTTATCGCTGCTTACCGTGGCCGTTTTTGCCGGAGGGTGTCTCTCCTGGTTTGCTTCCGGTAAGCCGGACGGGCTCGAATGGGCCATTGCCGGGGTAACCGGCACTGAAGAGCTGTTGGCCCCAAAGGGGGGTATCCATGGGAAATTGGCGGAAATTCAGGAGAAAATAGCCCTCTTCCCCGACTATTCCTTTGGCCGGTCCGATGCGCAGAGTCCGGCGCCCCATGGAGAAACTGCCGCGACAAAGACCGCAATACCCCCGGCAGGGGATGACCGGATCGGCTCTTCCGTGGCGGGCATTGCCGGCGGGGCGTTGACCCTGGTCATAGCCCTTGGCATCGGCACTGTACTGCGCCGGCGCCAATCACCGTGA
- a CDS encoding cytochrome P460 family protein — protein MKRTTTILAAAVILMAATVATAADKIALPKGYETWPKSSDKIVSDKSSLFYGIHNIYVDKKTMPAYRKGGPYPEGSRFVVVQHTIRNEGGKAVKGKKSMIVLMKKDKKQTATGGWLFAGFTAEGKPSGVNPVKNCFECHLKEAKDRHFVISRYADFK, from the coding sequence ATGAAGAGAACCACAACAATATTAGCTGCTGCTGTCATCCTTATGGCCGCCACTGTCGCCACTGCCGCCGACAAGATTGCTCTGCCGAAGGGATACGAAACGTGGCCTAAAAGCTCGGACAAGATTGTAAGCGACAAGTCGTCGCTTTTTTATGGCATTCACAATATCTATGTGGACAAGAAGACCATGCCCGCCTACCGGAAAGGGGGGCCGTACCCGGAAGGAAGCCGTTTCGTGGTGGTGCAGCACACCATCAGGAACGAAGGGGGGAAAGCGGTCAAGGGGAAAAAGAGCATGATTGTCCTCATGAAAAAGGACAAGAAGCAGACCGCCACCGGCGGGTGGCTTTTTGCCGGCTTCACGGCGGAAGGAAAGCCGTCGGGGGTGAACCCGGTGAAGAACTGTTTCGAATGCCATCTGAAGGAGGCAAAGGACCGGCATTTCGTCATTTCCAGATATGCCGACTTCAAATAG
- the cbiQ gene encoding cobalt ECF transporter T component CbiQ: MAHIETALRDLNRLELLAEGDSAIHRLDPRAKVIVTLFFIVMVVSFGRYEVSGLIPFVLYPVVIVAVSGIPPAVIVRKLLMIIPFAAVVGLFNPIFDREPLMMFGNLEVSGGWISFLSIIIRAALTVGGALALVAVTGFTGVCMALERFGVPRPFVVQLLFLYRYIFVLGDEGVRMARARELRSFAERGMGLQSYAALIGSLLLRTWDRAERIHMAMLSRGFRGAFHVRREYRFGRRELVFTAGWCLLFLLFRYVNLPRLAGALIAEVIS, from the coding sequence ATGGCCCACATTGAGACTGCACTCCGCGATCTGAACCGCCTCGAACTCCTTGCCGAAGGGGACTCGGCCATCCATCGGCTCGACCCCCGGGCGAAGGTCATCGTAACCCTCTTCTTCATCGTGATGGTTGTTTCGTTCGGCCGTTACGAGGTTTCGGGCCTCATCCCATTTGTTCTCTATCCCGTGGTTATCGTTGCCGTAAGCGGTATTCCCCCTGCTGTCATTGTCCGCAAACTCCTGATGATAATCCCATTTGCCGCCGTGGTGGGCCTCTTCAATCCGATCTTTGACCGGGAACCGCTCATGATGTTCGGTAACCTGGAGGTGTCGGGAGGGTGGATTTCCTTTCTCTCGATAATCATACGCGCTGCCCTTACGGTGGGAGGAGCCCTTGCTCTCGTGGCAGTCACCGGTTTCACGGGGGTCTGCATGGCCCTTGAGCGGTTCGGGGTTCCCCGCCCCTTTGTGGTGCAGCTTCTCTTTCTCTACCGTTATATTTTTGTCCTGGGAGACGAAGGGGTGCGCATGGCCAGGGCGCGCGAGCTCCGCTCCTTTGCGGAGCGCGGCATGGGATTGCAATCCTATGCCGCTTTGATCGGAAGTCTGCTTCTGCGCACCTGGGACCGTGCCGAGCGGATTCATATGGCAATGCTTTCGCGCGGGTTCCGCGGGGCGTTCCACGTCCGGCGCGAGTACCGTTTCGGCCGCCGGGAGCTGGTGTTCACGGCCGGTTGGTGTCTGCTCTTTCTGCTGTTTCGCTATGTCAATCTGCCGCGCCTGGCCGGTGCCCTGATCGCAGAGGTCATTTCATGA